The Pelosinus sp. IPA-1 genome includes the window TATCTTATTTTGAGTGATAATTTTGCTTATGCTTATGTATTCAGCTATTCTTCGCGGCAAATGCCATTAGCGTATAAGCTTTCTGCGTTCTGGGCTGGCCAAGAGGGATCGTTCATGCTTTGGTTAGTATTTCATGTAGTCTTTGGACTGATTATGATTCGTAAAAATACTGCGCCACCTGGAACCATGTCTATATATTGCGGGCTGCAAGCGATTTTGCTGATTTTATTGTTGGTAAAAAGCCCCTTTATGATGTTGGCTGATCTTAAACTAGATGGAGTGGGGCTCAATCCTTTACTGCAGGATCCCTGGATGGTGATTCATCCGCCAATACTATTTCTAGGTTATGCAGGATTGGCTGTTCCCTTTGCCTATGGGCTCGGAGGGCTGCTGTCTGGAAAGCATGAGTCATGGGTAGAGCGGGCATTACCCTGGACTCTCATTGCTTGGTCTGCATTAGGAGCTGGTATTTTTATTGGTGGTTTCTGGGCGTATAAGGTGCTTGGCTGGGGCGGGTACTGGGCTTGGGATCCAGTGGAGAATTCTTCCCTAGTACCCTGGTTAGTCGGTGGTGCTTTCGTTCATCTGTTATTAGTGACGCGGATTCGTTTAGCAGCGGTGAAAGGATCCTATGTGGCAGTTATTTTCACCTTTATTTTAGTATTATATGGAACGTTCCTAACTCGTAGTGGGATACTCAGTGATTTTTCTACCCACTCTTTTGCTGATGAAGGAGTCGGTACTATCTTGGCTGTATTTCTGATGCTAACAATTGGGGTAGCCTTACTATTACTCATTATGCGCTGGCCTAGTTTGCCACAGGGAGAGACATATACAAGGGTTAACAGTAAAGAGTTTATATTGGCGGCAGCGGCATTGACGCTTTCACTGCTAGGTTTTCTAGTGCTAGTGGGTATGTCGGCACCTTTGTTGACGATGATGTTAGGCAATCCTCAGAGCGTCAGCACTGTTTTTTACAACACGACGTCCTTACCGCTAGCAGTTATGCTGATGCTGCTTTTAACTGTGGGGCCAGTACTTTCAAGAGGGGGGAATGAAGCCTCACTTGTTAAAAGATATTGGTGGCTAATTATAGTAGCCTGCGTTGGTGTTTTTGTGGGCATTGGGTATGGACTGCGTCAACCAATGCTGTTGATCACCATTACTCTGGCGTTCACGGCAGTAGTGATGAGTATTCCGGGAATAGTGGGAGGTAAGACTCTTAACCGTCCTGGAGCTGTTGCCCACATGGGTCTTGGGCTTATGGTAATGGGAATTGTCATTTCTTCAGCGGCAAGTCAATCGATAACAGCTAATTTTGTTCTTGGTGAAAGCCAAGAAGTATTTGGTTCTCAAATCACCTATAAAGGCAAATATACATTAGATGCTGATAAAGGTTTGTATCAAAATTTTCAGGTAGATGGTCTAGAAAAGTATTCACTACAGCCCTATACCAAGCTAAATAAAGAGGGCAATCCAGCGGCTCGGGAGCCTGGTATCCATCGGGGAATGGCTGCCGATATCTATCTGGCACCGATTGTATCTGAGGAAAGGCAAGTTGCCAAGGAAGTTATGCTAAAAAAGGGTGACCAGAAGATAGTAGAAGGTTTGGTCATTAAGTTTGTTGACGTAAGCATGGCAGGACAAGAAAATAATCAAAACATTAGAATACAAGCTACTTTGGAAGTAACGAAAGACGGCAATATACAAGAAATTAGACCTGAAATGATCTATCGTAATGGCCAGACTAAAGTTGCGCCAGTGAAAGTTTTTGATACCTATGAAATTGGGCTAAATGCTGTCAACCCAGCGGAAAAGGCAGTAAGTTTAGGGGTGCGTAATTTAGCTGGAGTTAGTAGTTTAGAACAAATTGATGTAGAAATCACCCACAAACCGCTGATTAACCTAGTTTGGTTGGGAGCTATCCTTATTACGATTGGCACTAGCTGGGCTGGTATCAGACGTATACCAAATTAAAATATTTTACAATACAAAAGAATTGAAGAAGATAAATATGCGGTATTTTGAGTAACATGGGGTCAACGTCCTGTTGCCGGGACTGGATAGTTAAACCCAAACGTAAAGAAAGGAGGGGGAATATTTGAATACTGGTCAATATCTGAACCGCAATGCCTTAAAGCTTATGCTAATAGGCATGGTTATTACAGTGATCGGTATGGCTTTTACTGTCGTCGGGTTTAAATTTGCTGATAGTCCTGCATTTTGCGGCTCCTGCCATTCGATGGAGCAAGCTCATGCTACGTGGCAGGTAAGTAATCACAAGCAGCTTGCCTGTACGGAATGTCATCTACCAAACAGAAATCTGGTAGAAAAGATGATTGTTAAGTCTCAGACCGGTATGCATGATACGTATCACGAAATATTACGCGACTATCCGGCTTCTATTAAAGTGTCAACTAAGGGGAAAGAAATTGTGGTTGATAACTGTTTGCGTTGTCATCAATCTACGGTAGAAAATACCAAGATGATGGCTGGGGGGGATGATTGTACAAAATGTCATCGTGGATTAGTCCACGGCATTGACAAAAGCAAGGGAGGGATGAAGGTTGAGTAAAGGGCAAAAGTCTTTAATTGCTTTATTGGCTGTGCTGCTCATCTTCTTTGGATTTGTTGTTACCCGCATTGGGATTGCCAAGCCCTCATCCAGTGTGAAATTGGCGAAAATTCCAGCTGGGGAATATGATCCAGCAGTATGGGGTAAAAATTATCCACTGCAATATGAAAGCTATAAGAAAATGATGGATATGTCGCCATCTCCTACGGGATATGGTGGCAGTGTAAAAGTGCAAAAGTCAGAGATGATGCCTGAATTGTTGATTAACTTTAAAGGCATGCCGTTTAGCAAAGATTATGCAGAAGACCGCGGTCATGTATATGCTTTGGAAGATTTGCGGGATTCCAAACGGATTGGCCCGGCGAGTAAAGGTGCCTGTATCACCTGCAAAACACCCTATGTAGAGAAGTTTTTTCAGGAAGATGGCTGGGGTTATGCTAATAAACCTTTGAATGAGTTGTTGGACAAGGCAGAGCATCCCGTGACCTGTGCAGAATGTCACGACTCAGAAACGATGAACCTACGCGTTGTCAATCCAGCCTTTATCGAAGCCCAGCAAAAGCGCGGTATTGATGTAACTAAAGCCAGTCGAGAAGAAATGCGTACTTACGTCTGCGCCCAATGCCACGCAGAATACTATTTTGAACCAGGAACCACTAAGGTTGTTTTCCCATGGAATAAAGGTTTGAAACCTGGGGAAATGTATGATGTATATGCAGAAAAACCAGGTAATTTTGCTCAGGACTGGAAACATCCTGATTCTCAGGCGTCGATGCTAAAAGCACAGCATCCGGATTATGAAACATTTTCAACAGGCACTCATGCCAAAGCTGGTGTAGCTTGTGCCGACTGTCATATGCCATATATGCGTAAAGATGGACAAAAATACACATCCCATTGGGTTACTAGCCCACTCAAAACGCTGGACGCCTCATGCAGTTCCTGCCATAGTCAAGGAACGGAGTGGCTACAAGAGCGAGTGAAAACCATGCAAGATGAAACCTTCCAAACCCTTCATGCTGCTGGTACTGTGATTGGTAAGGCCCATTTAGCCATTAAGACGGCTAGTGAAGTTCCTAATGCTGATCAGAATGAACTAGCGAAAGCACGAGAATTAGTGCGTAAGGCCCAATGGTATTGGGATTTTGTAGCTGCAGAAAACAGTATGGGTTTCCACAATCCAGATCAGAGTATACATACTGCAGCGCAAGCTTTAGATATGGGATATCAGGCTATTGAAGCTGCTAATCGGGCGGCGGGAATAAATACTTTATAAGTTTAAGGAGTTATATTGATTTCCAGCTTTAGCTGGATGAGTTTATTTTAATCAGGTGTTCAGAAAGGGTATAAGACTGGGCACCTGATTTTTATTAGAAGGATAAAGAGGGTGATTACTTGAGTAAAATGACCAAAACAATTGTTATTCAAGATATGCACTGTGCATCCTGCGAAGCACAGATCGAAAAAATGCTAAGACAATTAAATGGGGTTACTAAGGTAAAAGCCTGCTATGCCAGAAATACAGTGTCTGTCGAGTACGAAACAACGCATTGCCATTGGGATGAGATTAGCAATGTTATTATTAATCAGGGATATCGGATTGAGAGTGAAATAGGATCAGCTACTAAAATTAAAAGTATAATTGGCATGTTGAGCATATTTTTAGCCATTCTTATGCTGGGGCAATTTACTAGCGGTTTTGATATGAACTCCAAATTGAGAGGCGAAGTCACGTATTTTATCCTTTTTATGATTGGTGTTTTTACGTCACTGCATTGTGTTGGTATGTGCGGCGGTATTATGATGTCTCAAACTATCATTACAGGGGAAAAGTCGGTAACATTTCTACCGTCATTTTCCTATAACAGCGGGAGACTTGTGGGGTATACTGTGCTGGGCGGTGTATTTGGTGCTGTTGGTTCGATGATTTCCATTTCTATTGGTTTCATGTCGGGAGTTGCTATCTTTGCCGGTATATGCATGATTTTAATGGGAATAAATATGTCTGGTATTGCTATTTTGAGAGGCTATATTACCATACCCTGGTCTGCTTACTCACCAGCTTTAAAATCTAGAACTCCTTTTGTTGTGGGAATTTTAAATGGCTTGATGCCATGTGGTCCATTGCAAACCATGCAATTGTATGCCTTAGGTACTGGTAGTGCCTTAGATGGGGCAATTGCAATGTTTATTTTTGCAATTGGTACATTACCATTAATGCTATCTTTTGGCGTAGTAACTGGAATGATGAGCAAGAATCTCACGAAAAAGATCATGAAATGTAGTGGAGCTTTTGTTATTATTCTAGGTATAATTATGGCAAATCGTGGCTTGGCAATTGCTGGCTTTCAGATGCCATTTTCAAATTTCGTAGCCCAAACAAATAACGGTATCAGCATGGCTACTAAGGCAGAAATAAACACAGGCGTACAGACAATTAGAATAATTGCCAATAATCAAGGCTATGTACCTAATGTTTTATATGTACAAAAAAATATGCCAGTACGCTGGATCATCACTGGTGAACAGATAAATTCGTGTAATAACCAGATCATCATCCCTTCTTTAAATATTAAGAAAAAGCTGACAACTGGCGAGAACATCATCGAATTTACTCCGCAAGGTGAGGAGTTAAAATTTAGTTGCTGGATGGGGATGATTAGTGGAATTATCAAAGTGGTAGATGATATCAATGCTGTAGATATTTCAAAAGAAATTGTATCGATACCTTCAGGTAGCGGTTGTTGTAGCACTGATGGTACATCCCAGTGTTGTAGTAGTGCAAAAGATCAGGTTAGTATATACGGAGACGATATTGAAAAAGTACCAACTGAGCGTTTGGTTCATAAGGCGATAGTGTCTGGTGATAAGCAAATTGTAAACATTATAGGGACCGGATACGAATTGGAACCTTTAATTAGTGTCGTGAAGAAGGGGAAGGACACATCCATCAAGTTTAATTTTACGGCATTTGATAAGCCAGAAGGAAATTGGGAACTTGTGGATTATAGCGAGAAAAAAGTGATCTACGCTTTTGACGGTAGAAAAGAAGGAAACATAATAGAATTATATACTAAATCTCTCGGTACCTTAGGGATATATAAAGATAAAAAAGTGGTCGGTATTATTGAAGTGGTTGAAGATTTAAAGGATATAGATAAAGAAAAAATTAGAGCCAAGTTTCTAAATTAAACTATCTTCTACATTTATGGTAATAAACGTAGAAGATGGTTGTGAAACATTAAATAAGTTTCTTAGAAATAATGGTTTAAAGGAAATTACAAAACAATACTTACAGTTCCGTCCATTGATGCCATATTAATGAAATAAACCAATTTTAAAATCCCAGAAGCCTTCAAAATCAAGGTTTCTGGGATTTTAAAATTCTGGTGGGCATGTCCGCGTACTGGAGGGCTTTCTGTTGGCCATTTAGGCTATACTAAAAAAACGCTTGACTTGGAGTTAACTTCAAGTGATAGACTAAATTACAGGAAGTAAACAATTCTGCATCAAAAGTTATTGAATGAACCGATGATGTTTTATTTGGATAAGTTCTTATCATTAGGAGGATTGATTATGAAATATCGAACAATAGGGAAAACAGGGATTCAAGTCTCAAGTTTATGTTTTGGTACGATGTCTTTTGGCGGAAACGCTGATGAAGAAACATCTAAAGCAATGTTTAAGCGCTGTCGTGAAGCTGGTATCAACTTTTTTGATACTGCAAACGTTTATAGTCAAGGACGGTCTGAACAAATACTAGGAGAATGTATTGCTGATTGTCGAGATGAAATTGTACTTACTACAAAGGTTTTTTATCCAACAGGAAAAGATATTAATGCCGGGGGACTTTCTCGTCGTCACATTATGCTTGAAGTTGAAAAAAGCTTACGACGGTTAAAAACGGATCGCATTGATTTTTACTTTGTGCATTGTTTTGATGAAAATACTCCGATGGAAGAAACACTTCGCGCACTTGATGATCTTCAAGCCCAAGGTAAAATCCTCTATCCAGCGGTAAGCAATTGGGCAGCCTGGCAAATTACTAAAGCATTAGGGATTTCGGCAAGAGAGCAGCTTGCTCGTTTTGAATTAATACAACCCATGTATAACTTAGTTAAACGTCAAGCTGAGGTCGAGATTTTGCCTCTCGCCGCTTCTGAACAAATAGGCGTTATTTCCTATAGCCCTTTAGGGGCGGGACTTTTGACAGGAAAATATGGGGTGAATAAGCGACCAGAGCAAGGCCGACTAGTTGAAGAAAAAAGATATACGGATCGTTATACTGATGAAATCAATTTTGTTATAGCCGACCGATTTAATGCATATGCTGCGCAACATGGTATGCATCCTGCAACGCTTGCAGTTGCTTGGGTTATGTCTAATCCTGCAATAACAGCCCCCATTATCGGGGCAAGAAATTTAGAACAGCTTGAGTATTCCCTCGCTGCTATTGATGTGGATATGACTCCAGAGCGGCGTAATGAAATCTCTTTACTTTCTATTACTCCTGTACCTGCAACGGATCGTGCAGAAACCCTGCTACCCAGTTGGACATGATTCTCGGATGAACATCGCTATCTAAACATAGGAGGCAAGATTTGGAACAGAGATCTGTAGCAACAAAAAAGTTATTTACGAATCAGGATTTATACAAATTATTTCTGCCCGTTATCGTAGAGCAGTTTTTAGAATATTTAGTAGGATTAGTAGACTCCATCATGGTAGCGCATGTGGGGGAAGCAGCCGTGTCTGGCGTGTCTTTGGTAGACTTTGTCATGGCACTACTCATTAGTTTGTTTGCAGCGATGTCCACTGGTGGCGTAGTGATTGCGGGGCAGTATTTGGGCAGGAAACAGAAGGAAGAAGCAAGAGAAGCAGCGAATCAGCTCGTATGGTTTTCCGGTGCTGTATCCGTCCTCATCATGGTACTAATCTATCTGGGGAAACCGCTTATTTTAAATGGTCTGTTTGGGCAGATTACGGATGAAGTACGCAGGGATGCGAATACGTATCTGATGATTACAGCTATATCCATTCCCTTTTTGGCACTGTATAATGCGGGGGCTGCTATATTCCGTACTATGGGTAATTCCAAACTGCCCATGAAGGTGATGCTGGCTATGAACATAGCGCATGCGATAGGAAATGCAATACTTATTTACGGCTTTCACTTTGGGACTGAGGGTGTTGCCATACCGACCTTGCTATCACGTATAGCGGCTGCAGTTATTATAATCGCATTGGCTTTCAACAAAAAGCATTCCATATATATAACGAAAAGTTTAAAACACAAATTTAATTGGTCGATGCTCAAAAGAATCTTAAGCATAGGTGTTCCATATGGACTAGAAAATGGTTTGTTCTATCTGGGAAGAATTATTGTACTCAGTCTTGTTGCTACGTTCGGTACGGCAGCAATTGCGGCAAATGCGGTGTCAGGCACCATTGTAATGTTTCAAGTGCTGCCGGGGATGGCAATTGGTCTTGGATTAACTGTAGTTATAGCAAGATGCGTAGGCGCAGGAGATTATGAACAGGCTAAATATTATACAAAAAAGATTATGGGTATTGTGTATGTGGCTCATGTGGTGAGTTGCGGAGTAGTACTTGCTTTACTGCCTTTCGTAATGGACGTTTATGGGTTATCTGAGGCAGCAACTACGATGACCACGAAAAATGTATGGTGGCATGCAGCATTTATGGTTGTAATTTGGCCCCTTGCTTACACCTTACCCGTGACATTCCGTGCATCAGGAGATGCCAAATTTCCCATGATTGTTGGTATTTTGTCCATGTTTTTCTGTCGTATTGCACTAGCTTATTTACTAAGTATTTATTTTAATATGGGAATGTTCGGCACATGGGTAGCTATGTTTATTGATTGGATTGTCAAGTCAATCATTTTCGTTCACAGATATATAAGTGAACGATGGACTCAGTTTCATGCAATTTAACTGATTTCTGTATAGGACCCCGCAAACGTCTGAAAGTAAATGCGGTTGCCCAGTACTATCAGCATTGCGTCGAGAAAGTTGCCGGAGTCCTACAGAGTCTGATTTAGGAAGACAAGGTCAAGTATAGGAGGGAGGGGAAATATGGAATATCGAATTTTAGGAAGAACAGGTATCAAAGTAAGTGCCATCGGGATTGGCGGTGAGGGATTTGAAAATAAAAATTATGAAGACTCTGAAGCAATCATTGATTGTGCAATCAGTGAAGGTATTAATTTTATTGATCTATATAATTCAAATCCAAAAGTTAGAAATCATGTTGGTAAAGCGTTAAGTAAATATCCTCGAAGTAGTTTTGTTATTGAGGGACATCTATGTTCCACCTGGGATAACGGACAATATCGACGTACTAGGGATTTTAATGAAGTTGTCAATGCATATGAAGACTTTTTAACTAGAATGCAGTTAGACTATGTCGATGTAGGGATGATTCATTATGTTGACGATCAAAAGGATTTTGATAACATTTTTAATGGAGAAATAATTAAATATGCAAAAGAATTAAAAGAAAAAGGAGTTATTAAGTCTTTAGGAATATCCACACATAATACAGATATTGCTTTTAGAGCAGTGGAAACAGGAATCATTGATGTAATTTTATTTAGCATCAATGCTGCTTATGATATGCTACCAGCCAGTGAGGATGTAAACATACTGTTTGAAGAAAGTACTTTTAAAAATAGAACTTATGAAGGTATTGATCCAAAACGTGATAAGTTATACCAAACTTGTGAAAATGCGAGTGTTGCATTGACTGTTATGAAAGGATATGCAGCGGGAGTATTATTAAGTGACAAAGAATCGCCCTTTAAAAAAGCACTGACCCCGGTACAATGTTTACATTACTGTTTAACGAGACCGGCAGTTGCTTCCGTAATGGTTGGAGTATCTAATATAAATCAAGTAATTGCAGCAACCGCCTATATCACTGCAAGTAATAAAGAAAAAGATTATAGTGAAGTTCTGGCAAATGCATCAAGGAATTCATTTAGCGGACACTGTATGTATTGTGGACATTGTGCCCCATGTTCGAAAAAGATAGATATTGCATTAGTAAATAAATATTTAGATTTAGCATTAATTCAAGAAGATGTTCCTGAAACATTAATCAATCATTATGGTTTACTAGAACATCACGCAAATGAGTGCATAGAATGTGGGTTATGTATGAAAAACTGTCCATTTAATGTGGATATTATTAATAAAATGAAACAGGCTGTTAAACTTTTTGGCAAATAAATATTTTTCAGGCTGCATGGTTTTACCGAAAGTCTTTTTATAAAAACACTTGACCTGGACTTAACTCCAAGTGATAAACTTCTTATTAAGCAGGTAAAAATATATCGGGTGTAGTGCGTGAGAATGTCTGCCCGGAGGTGAAAGCGGCAGTGAAGGCTGTTTTGGGCCAATAAGAGATAGATAAAGATAAATAAAAATTATGTTATGGAGAGTCGATTATGAAAGTATTATATTACGATTGTTTTTGTGGCATCAGCGGCGATATGAATCTAGGTGCACTCTTGGATTTGGGGGTAGATGAAGCTTACTTAAGGCAAGAGTTGTCTAAGCTTAATCTAGATGTTGAATATGAGTTGCAGGTAAAAAAGGATAGCAAAAAGGGAATAAGCGGAACTAGAGTGGATGTAGTCTTAAAGGATGCAATGCATGTTCATAAGCACGACGACCACCACCACGACGAACATCATGAACACCATCATCATCATGAGGCACAGGCCGATATGGAGTCAGACAGTGGTCATACTCACCATGCTCATAGAAATTTAAAGGATATTGAAAACATAGTAATAAACAGCAGTTTAAATGATAGGGTTAAAAAGGTAAGCTTGGATATTTTTATGAAGGTAGCAGAGGCGGAAGCAAAGGTTCACGGAAAACCTTTATATGAAGTGCATTTCCATGAGGTTGGAGCCGTTGACTCTATTGTCGATATTGTGGGAGCTGCTGTGTGTTTAGATTATTTACAAGTGGATAAGATAATGGCTTCATCGGTTCAGGTAGGAGGAGGGTTTGTAAAATGTGCTCATGGTATCATTCCCGTTCCTGCTCCTGCAACAGTAGAAATCTTAAAGAATATCCCCATAAAATCAGGCATAGTGCCTTTTGAAACGACTACACCTACCGGGGCTGCAATATTGGCGGCAAATGTGGACGTTTTTACAGACCATATAGATTTTTCAATAGACAAGATTGGCTATGGGATAGGTCATAGAGATCTTGAGATTCCTAATGTTTTAAGGATATATCTTGGTTACGAAAATGCAAGCGATAAAGAAACAAGTCAACAAAAGGATAGAGGTTAACCCATTATGATTAATAATGAAAAGTATATAAATTTGATTCAGTGTTTAAAAGATATGGAGAAAGTTGTCTTGGCTTTCTCCGGAGGAGTAGACAGTACTTTTTTACTTAAAGCAGCTAAGGAAGCCTTGGGAGATAACTTTAAAGCAGTGACTATACAATCTCCCTATATTCCTAAATGGGAAATCGAAGAGGCCAAACAATTAGTAGCAGAACTTGGGGTAGCATTTGAAATACTAGAGGCGCCAATTATTGATGAAATTAGAAACAATCCTGAAAATAGATGTTATCTTTGCAAAACGGCGGTATTTAGCCAAATTAAAGCCATTGCGCAGAGAGAAGGGTATCCTTATGTTATTGATGGCACCAATTTTGACGATATCAGTGACTATAGACCAGGGTTAAAGGCGCTTAGGGAACTGGGGATAAAAAGTCCTTTATTAGAGTGTCACTTGAGTAAACAGGAAATAAGAAGTTTATCCAAAGAGCTAGGACTTACTACTTGGGATAAACCACCCTATGCATGTTTGCTTACCAGAATACCCTATGGTAATGTACTGAAAGAAGAAGATTTTATAAAAATAGAAAAAGCGGAAAAGTATATGATGGACCGAGGATTCCGGGCGATTCGAGTGCGATGCCACGAAGATCTGGCAAGAATTGAAGTGGATAAAAAGGATAAAGCTAAATTACTTAATGAGGATCTACTTGATGAAATATCTGATAAGTTTAAGGAATTTGGCTTTAGGTATGTAACCTTAGATTTAGAAGGATATAGGGTCGGAAGCTTTAACGAGACAATAGGAAATAAATAGTATAGTCTATACCGATAGATATTCCAGGAGGAAAAAATGAATAAGGCGGATATTAGAAAACTGCTGCAAAGAGTAAAGGACAATGAAATAGAAGTCGAAACAGCAATGGAAGTCATTGAAGATCTACCCTATAAAGAAATGGGATTTGCTAAGATTGATAATCATCGTGAAATACGGGTAGGATACCCGGAAGTCATCTATTGCGAAGGCAAAACAGTCGAACAAGTTAAAAGCATTATTGAGTTCATGCTGACTAAAGATAACAATATACTAGCAACTCGCGCTAACGAAAAAATGTACGAAGCAGTGAAAACTATCTGTGCAGAAGCCAAATATAATCCTCTAGGAAGGACGATTACCATTCAAAAGCGAGAAGAACAACTTACAGATAGTTATATTGCCATTGTTTCAGCTGGAACTTCTGATTTGCCAGTGGTGGAGGAAGCCGCAGAAACAGCAAGTATTCTTGGCAACCGGGTAGAAAAGATTGTGGATGTGGGAGTTGCAGGCATTCATAGACTTTTCGCCAAGATTGATGTCATCCGGGGAGCAAAAGTAGTTATCGTAGCTGCAGGCATGGAAGGCGCACTCGCCAGCGTTATAGGGGGAATGGTAGATAAACCTGTTATTGCTGTCCCGACAAGTGTTGGCTATGGGGCAAGCTTTGGCGGTCTTGCAGCGCTGTTATCCATGCTGAACAGTTGTGCAAGCGGTGTCAGTGTCGTTAATATCGATAATGGCTTCGGCGCAGCTTATAATGCCAGCATAATTAATAAATTATGAGATATATTTAGGAAAAGTTAAGCTGGCGCAAGTCATTAAGTATCCCGAAAATAAGTAAAATTAAGGAGAAATAACGATATGGAAAAGAAAAAATTAGGATTTGGCTTCATGCGCTTACCATTAAAGAACCAGAATGATTCTGCAAGTATTGATATGGACACAGTAAATCAAATGGTAGATACTTTTTTGGAAAGAGGCTTTACTTATTTTGATACAGCGTATATGTATCATATGAATAAGAGTGAGGCAGCAATACGAGAGGCTTTAGTAAAACGCCATAAAAGAGACAGCTTCACCTTAGCGACAAAACTACCAACGATGTTTTTGAAAACCAAAGAAGATCAAGAAAGAATTTTTAACGAACAATTAGAAAAATGTGGTGTAGATTACTTCGATTATTATCTTCTTCATAATCTTGGGGTATCCCATTATGAGATAGCACAAAAATTTGATAGTTTTGCATTTATTCAGCAAAAGAAAAAAGAAGGAAAGATCAGGCATATCGGATTTTCTTATCATGATAATGCTGATTTATTGGATGAAATCCTGACAGCACATCCGGAAGTAGATTTTGTCCAGTTACAGATTAATTATCTGGATTGGGACAGTGAAAGTATTCAGTCAAGAAAGTGCTACGAAGTGGCAAGAAAGCATAATAAACCTGTTATTATTATGGAGCCTGTCAAAGGCGGTATGCTTGCGAAAGTGCCTGAAAAAGCAGAGCAACTATTTAAAGAATATCATCCTGACATGTCTATACCATCATGGGCTATCCGTTACGTGGCAAGTCTTGAGGGAATTATGATGGTATTAAGCGGAATGTCTGATATGGAGCAGTTACTGGATAATATGGGTTATATGCAAGAGTTTAAGCCATTTGTGCAGGAAGAATATGATCGTGTTGAAAAGGCAGTTAGGATTATTAATGAAGCAATTGCCATTCCCTGTACAGCTTGTCAGTACTGTGTAGAAGATTGTCCGAAAAACATAGCGATTCCGAAGTATTTCTCGTTATATAATACGGAAAAACAAACTTTGAGCACCGGATTTTCTATACAAAGAGTATACTATGATAATTATACAAAAACGCATGGAAAAGCATCCGAGTGTATTGGATGCAAAAAGTGTGAAAAAAATTGTCCACAGCATATTGAGATTACAAAATATTTAAAAGATGTAGCGGGTGTTTTTG containing:
- a CDS encoding LarC family nickel insertion protein, which codes for MKVLYYDCFCGISGDMNLGALLDLGVDEAYLRQELSKLNLDVEYELQVKKDSKKGISGTRVDVVLKDAMHVHKHDDHHHDEHHEHHHHHEAQADMESDSGHTHHAHRNLKDIENIVINSSLNDRVKKVSLDIFMKVAEAEAKVHGKPLYEVHFHEVGAVDSIVDIVGAAVCLDYLQVDKIMASSVQVGGGFVKCAHGIIPVPAPATVEILKNIPIKSGIVPFETTTPTGAAILAANVDVFTDHIDFSIDKIGYGIGHRDLEIPNVLRIYLGYENASDKETSQQKDRG
- a CDS encoding MATE family efflux transporter, yielding MEQRSVATKKLFTNQDLYKLFLPVIVEQFLEYLVGLVDSIMVAHVGEAAVSGVSLVDFVMALLISLFAAMSTGGVVIAGQYLGRKQKEEAREAANQLVWFSGAVSVLIMVLIYLGKPLILNGLFGQITDEVRRDANTYLMITAISIPFLALYNAGAAIFRTMGNSKLPMKVMLAMNIAHAIGNAILIYGFHFGTEGVAIPTLLSRIAAAVIIIALAFNKKHSIYITKSLKHKFNWSMLKRILSIGVPYGLENGLFYLGRIIVLSLVATFGTAAIAANAVSGTIVMFQVLPGMAIGLGLTVVIARCVGAGDYEQAKYYTKKIMGIVYVAHVVSCGVVLALLPFVMDVYGLSEAATTMTTKNVWWHAAFMVVIWPLAYTLPVTFRASGDAKFPMIVGILSMFFCRIALAYLLSIYFNMGMFGTWVAMFIDWIVKSIIFVHRYISERWTQFHAI
- a CDS encoding aldo/keto reductase codes for the protein MEYRILGRTGIKVSAIGIGGEGFENKNYEDSEAIIDCAISEGINFIDLYNSNPKVRNHVGKALSKYPRSSFVIEGHLCSTWDNGQYRRTRDFNEVVNAYEDFLTRMQLDYVDVGMIHYVDDQKDFDNIFNGEIIKYAKELKEKGVIKSLGISTHNTDIAFRAVETGIIDVILFSINAAYDMLPASEDVNILFEESTFKNRTYEGIDPKRDKLYQTCENASVALTVMKGYAAGVLLSDKESPFKKALTPVQCLHYCLTRPAVASVMVGVSNINQVIAATAYITASNKEKDYSEVLANASRNSFSGHCMYCGHCAPCSKKIDIALVNKYLDLALIQEDVPETLINHYGLLEHHANECIECGLCMKNCPFNVDIINKMKQAVKLFGK
- a CDS encoding aldo/keto reductase, which encodes MKYRTIGKTGIQVSSLCFGTMSFGGNADEETSKAMFKRCREAGINFFDTANVYSQGRSEQILGECIADCRDEIVLTTKVFYPTGKDINAGGLSRRHIMLEVEKSLRRLKTDRIDFYFVHCFDENTPMEETLRALDDLQAQGKILYPAVSNWAAWQITKALGISAREQLARFELIQPMYNLVKRQAEVEILPLAASEQIGVISYSPLGAGLLTGKYGVNKRPEQGRLVEEKRYTDRYTDEINFVIADRFNAYAAQHGMHPATLAVAWVMSNPAITAPIIGARNLEQLEYSLAAIDVDMTPERRNEISLLSITPVPATDRAETLLPSWT
- the larB gene encoding nickel pincer cofactor biosynthesis protein LarB, which gives rise to MNKADIRKLLQRVKDNEIEVETAMEVIEDLPYKEMGFAKIDNHREIRVGYPEVIYCEGKTVEQVKSIIEFMLTKDNNILATRANEKMYEAVKTICAEAKYNPLGRTITIQKREEQLTDSYIAIVSAGTSDLPVVEEAAETASILGNRVEKIVDVGVAGIHRLFAKIDVIRGAKVVIVAAGMEGALASVIGGMVDKPVIAVPTSVGYGASFGGLAALLSMLNSCASGVSVVNIDNGFGAAYNASIINKL
- the larE gene encoding ATP-dependent sacrificial sulfur transferase LarE, translating into MINNEKYINLIQCLKDMEKVVLAFSGGVDSTFLLKAAKEALGDNFKAVTIQSPYIPKWEIEEAKQLVAELGVAFEILEAPIIDEIRNNPENRCYLCKTAVFSQIKAIAQREGYPYVIDGTNFDDISDYRPGLKALRELGIKSPLLECHLSKQEIRSLSKELGLTTWDKPPYACLLTRIPYGNVLKEEDFIKIEKAEKYMMDRGFRAIRVRCHEDLARIEVDKKDKAKLLNEDLLDEISDKFKEFGFRYVTLDLEGYRVGSFNETIGNK